Genomic segment of uncultured Desulfobacter sp.:
TATTCCTAAATTCCTTTTGCCTTTCGGATCTGGTTTGAAGTCTTAAATTATCGAACTTTCCTTTGTAATGGCAGCAAAGGTAAAAGTCAAGATTTTAGCTGAATTTACAGTATTCATGCCTGGGTCTGACGGGCTTGAAGCATAACCACAACCCTTTGGGCATCCACAAAAGGCAGGGTATAATATTCGTGTGTAATTTCAAACTGAGCCTCAAGTTCAGGGGTAATTTCTTCCAAGGCGTGGTCCCCTTTCAGGGCATAAATTCTACCGCCGGGTGCCAGCATGGGTCCGGCAAGGGTTACAAGTTTTCCAAGATCTGCAAAGCCCCGGGCAGTTACGGCATCATACATTTGAAAATGGCCTGAATCCCCGGCAAGATCTTCTACACGTGCATGCACCGCCTTGATGTTGTCAAGTTTCAAAGTGCGGACCACATGGTTTAAAAAGCTGACTTTCTTTCGTACCGCATCCACCATGGTAACGTCTAAACCCGGGCAGAATACTTTCATGGGAACAGCAGGAAATCCGGCACCGGATCCAATGTCCATTATCCGTGACGGCCGATCCAGAAATCTGGCCGCAGCCAGGGCATCCACAAAATGTTTATACGCCACAAGCCGGACATCCTTTATGGCGGTCAAATTCATTTTTGCATTCCAAAGCTGCAGCTCCCGTGCATGGGCAACCAACAGATCTATCTGGTCCGGAGACAAGCCGATCCCAAGCGCGTCGGCACCCTTTTTAAGGTACTGGCTAAATTGCTTCATAAATTGAAATACCCGTTATTTTTTTTGAAAATAT
This window contains:
- the rsmG gene encoding 16S rRNA (guanine(527)-N(7))-methyltransferase RsmG translates to MKQFSQYLKKGADALGIGLSPDQIDLLVAHARELQLWNAKMNLTAIKDVRLVAYKHFVDALAAARFLDRPSRIMDIGSGAGFPAVPMKVFCPGLDVTMVDAVRKKVSFLNHVVRTLKLDNIKAVHARVEDLAGDSGHFQMYDAVTARGFADLGKLVTLAGPMLAPGGRIYALKGDHALEEITPELEAQFEITHEYYTLPFVDAQRVVVMLQARQTQA